In a genomic window of Leucoraja erinacea ecotype New England chromosome 8, Leri_hhj_1, whole genome shotgun sequence:
- the LOC129699514 gene encoding retinol dehydrogenase 13-like isoform X2, giving the protein MACRNMEKCEAAAQEIRGETLNHHVYARHLDLASLKSVREFAKKVTEEEENINILINNAAIMRCPHWQTEDGFEMQFGVNHLGHFLLTNLLLEKLKNCGKSRIINVSSLAHVVGEIDFDDLNWEKRKYNTKAAYCQSKLANVLFTKELAKRLVGSDVTVNAVHPGVTNTELGRHTGMYKSSFSSTVLGPLFFLLVKSPKQGAQPSVYLSVAEELEGVSGKYFDTMKQKDPAPQAADEKTSRQLWETSARLVGLEDNKATMPR; this is encoded by the exons ATGGCATGTCGGAATATGGAGaaatgtgaagcagcagctcaagAAATACGAGGAGAAACCCTGAATCACCATGTGTACGCTCGCCACCTGGACCTGGCATCACTTAAATCAGTCAGGGAGTTTGCCAAGAAAGTAACTGAAG AGGAAGAGAATATAAATATCCTAATTAATAATGCTGCTATTATGAGATGCCCTCATTGGCAAACCGAAGATGGATTTGAAATGCAGTTTGGTGTAAATCATCTGG GTCATTTTCTGCTGACAAATTTACTGCTTGAAAAGTTAAAGAACTGTGGCAAGAGTCGCATCATAAACGTGTCCTCGCTGGCTCACGTAGTTGGGGAAATTGACTTTGATGATCTCAACTGGGAGAAGAGAAAGTATAATACAAAAGCAGCATACTGTCAAAGTAAACTTGCAAATGTACTATTCACAAAGGAGCTGGCGAAACGACTTGTTG GAAGTGACGTGACTGTAAATGCTGTGCACCCAGGCGTAACCAATACGGAACTCGGCAGACACACAGGAATGTACAAGTCCAGCTTCTCCAGCACGGTACTGG GGCCTTTATTTTTTCTCCTGGTAAAATCCCCCAAGCAGGGAGCGCAACCCTCCGTGTACCTAAGCGTGGCAGAAGAATTGGAAGGGGTGTCAGGAAAATACTTTGATACCATGAAACAGAAGGATCCGGCCCCACAGGCAGCAGATGAAAAGACATCCAGGCAGCTGTGGGAAACAAGTGCCAGACTAGTGGGGCTGGAAGACAATAAGGCCACAATGCCAAGGTAA
- the LOC129699514 gene encoding retinol dehydrogenase 13-like isoform X1 produces MNKYIVPLSIAGTVIGGMVLAKDHVTGGNCPSTATVSGKTIIITGANTGIGKESARELARRGGRIIMACRNMEKCEAAAQEIRGETLNHHVYARHLDLASLKSVREFAKKVTEEEENINILINNAAIMRCPHWQTEDGFEMQFGVNHLGHFLLTNLLLEKLKNCGKSRIINVSSLAHVVGEIDFDDLNWEKRKYNTKAAYCQSKLANVLFTKELAKRLVGSDVTVNAVHPGVTNTELGRHTGMYKSSFSSTVLGPLFFLLVKSPKQGAQPSVYLSVAEELEGVSGKYFDTMKQKDPAPQAADEKTSRQLWETSARLVGLEDNKATMPR; encoded by the exons AGATCATGTGACTGGTGGAAATTGTCCAAGTACAGCAACCGTCTCAGGAAAGACTATAATAATAACTGGAGCAAACACTGGTATTggaaaagaaagtgcaagagagttggCCAGAAGAG GTGGAAGGATCATTATGGCATGTCGGAATATGGAGaaatgtgaagcagcagctcaagAAATACGAGGAGAAACCCTGAATCACCATGTGTACGCTCGCCACCTGGACCTGGCATCACTTAAATCAGTCAGGGAGTTTGCCAAGAAAGTAACTGAAG AGGAAGAGAATATAAATATCCTAATTAATAATGCTGCTATTATGAGATGCCCTCATTGGCAAACCGAAGATGGATTTGAAATGCAGTTTGGTGTAAATCATCTGG GTCATTTTCTGCTGACAAATTTACTGCTTGAAAAGTTAAAGAACTGTGGCAAGAGTCGCATCATAAACGTGTCCTCGCTGGCTCACGTAGTTGGGGAAATTGACTTTGATGATCTCAACTGGGAGAAGAGAAAGTATAATACAAAAGCAGCATACTGTCAAAGTAAACTTGCAAATGTACTATTCACAAAGGAGCTGGCGAAACGACTTGTTG GAAGTGACGTGACTGTAAATGCTGTGCACCCAGGCGTAACCAATACGGAACTCGGCAGACACACAGGAATGTACAAGTCCAGCTTCTCCAGCACGGTACTGG GGCCTTTATTTTTTCTCCTGGTAAAATCCCCCAAGCAGGGAGCGCAACCCTCCGTGTACCTAAGCGTGGCAGAAGAATTGGAAGGGGTGTCAGGAAAATACTTTGATACCATGAAACAGAAGGATCCGGCCCCACAGGCAGCAGATGAAAAGACATCCAGGCAGCTGTGGGAAACAAGTGCCAGACTAGTGGGGCTGGAAGACAATAAGGCCACAATGCCAAGGTAA